Proteins from a genomic interval of Zingiber officinale cultivar Zhangliang chromosome 2A, Zo_v1.1, whole genome shotgun sequence:
- the LOC122041190 gene encoding mitochondrial arginine transporter BAC2-like: MEFWPEFMANSWGREFVAGGIGGMAGVISGYPLDTLRIRLQQPPTPASSNASTLARRPPSAIGLLRSIVAREGPAALYRGMAAPLASVSFQNAMVFQVYAVLSRAFDCKKTNEPPSYRNVALSGVGTGGLQTLILSPVELVKIRLQLQMVGNRGYRSRRLGPIEMAREIIRKEGVKGIYRGLMITILRDAPAHGVYFWSYEYAREKLHPGCRKNGQESLGTMLVAGGLAGVASWIVCYPLDVVKSRLQAQSMPEAGQPPPKYNGIVDCFRKSVREEGVAVLFRGLGTAVTRAFLVNGAIFTAYELALRSLFNSNEALTMEET; this comes from the exons ATGGAGTTCTGGCCGGAGTTCATGGCGAACAGCTGGGGGAGGGAGTTCGTGGCCGGGGGCATCGGCGGCATGGCCGGGGTCATCTCCGGCTACCCGCTCGACACGCTCCGCATCCGTCTCCAACAGCCGCCGACGCCCGCTTCCTCGAACGCCTCCACCCTCGCCCGACGACCCCCCTCGGCCATCGGCCTCCTCCGCAGCATCGTCGCCCGGGAGGGCCCCGCCGCGCTCTACCGCGGCATGGCCGCGCCGCTCGCCTCCGTCAGCTTCCAG AATGCCATGGTCTTTCAGGTGTATGCAGTCTTGTCTAGAGCTTTTGATTGTAAGAAGACCAATGAACCTCCTTCCTACCGAAATGTCGCATTGAGTGGAGTCGGAACTGGTGGCCTGCAGACTCTGATACTAAGTCCCGTTGAGCTTGTCAAGATAAGGCTCCAATTGCAGATGGTCGGCAATAGGGGGTACCGAAGTCGTCGTTTGGGGCCTATCGAAATGGCCAGGGAGATCATAAGGAAGGAAGGGGTGAAGGGAATATACCGAGGCCTCATGATCACAATCCTTCGAGATGCACCTGCTCACGGAGTCTACTTCTGGAGCTATGAGTACGCGAGAGAGAAGCTACACCCGGGTTGCAGGAAGAATGGCCAAGAAAGCCTCGGCACAATGCTTGTGGCCGGAGGTTTGGCCGGAGTTGCAAGTTGGATTGTTTGCTACCCACTAGATGTGGTGAAGTCCAGACTTCAGGCACAATCAATGCCTGAGGCAGGTCAGCCTCCTCCTAAATACAACGGAATTGTCGATTGCTTCCGCAAGAGTGTACGAGAAGAGGGTGTAGCTGTGCTGTTTCGAGGGCTTGGAACAGCAGTCACCCGCGCATTCCTGGTGAATGGGGCCATCTTCACTGCTTATGAGTTAGCTCTCAGGTCCTTGTTCAATAGCAATGAAGCATTAACAATGGAGGAAACCTGA